A window of the Gossypium hirsutum isolate 1008001.06 chromosome A03, Gossypium_hirsutum_v2.1, whole genome shotgun sequence genome harbors these coding sequences:
- the LOC107886368 gene encoding probable inactive purple acid phosphatase 27 isoform X1 produces MRSLSFLSMEYIFLLMSILSQCLKFGSGTAAVVHAGNGDGVQPLSKIAIHKAVYALHENASVKAHPLVLGTKGGDSDWVTVEIECPKPSEDDWIAVFSPENFSSSICQPSDDMEQFPHICSAPIKYKYANDSDADYKKTGKSSLKFQLINQREDFSFALFSGGLSDPKLVAVSNVISFANPKAPLYPRLSQGKSWNEMTVTWASGYNVIEAVPFVEWGMKGESQTRSPAGTLTFHQNDMCAPPARTVGWRDPGFIHTSFLKDLWPSSVYTYKLGHKLVDGSFVWSKSYSFKSSPYPGQDSLQRVVIFGDMGKAERDGSNEYSNYQPGSLNTTDQLIKDLKNIDIVFHIGDITYANGYISQWDQFTSQVERIASTVPYMIASGNHERDAPNSGSFYDGNDSGGECGVVAETMFYVPAENRAKFWYSTDYGMFHFCIADSEHDWREGSEQYKFIEKCLASADRRKQPWLIFVAHRVLGYSSSYWKDASFGEPMGRESLQGLWQKYKVDIAFFGHIHNYERTCPVYQGQCMHVGKSHYSGIVNGTIHVVVGGGGSHLSGFGPTQTSWSLYKDSDFGFVKLTAYNHSSLLFEYKKSSDGNVYDSFTISRDYRDVLACVHDGCEPTTLGS; encoded by the exons ATGAGGAGCTTGAGCTTCTTATCTATGGAATATATTTTCCTATTAATGTCGATCTTATCGCAGTGTTTGAAATTTGGTTCAGGAACTGCAGCAGTGGTTCATGCTGGGAATGGCGATGGCGTCCAGCCATTGTCCAAGATTGCCATTCATAAAGCAGTCTATGCACTTCATGAAAATGCTTCTGTTAAAGCACACCCGCTTGTTCTTGGGACTAAG GGGGGAGATTCTGATTGGGTAACTGTAGAAATTGAATGTCCGAAACCTTCTGAGGATGATTGGATTGCTGTCTTCTCTCCTGAAAATTTCAG CTCGTCTATCTGTCAACCCAGTGATGATATGGAACAGTTTCCTCATATATGTTCAGCCCCAATAAAG TACAAATATGCCAATGATTCCGATGCTGATTACAAAAAGACTGGCAAATCTTCGTTAAAGTTCCAATTGATCAATCAACGGGAAGATTTTTCGTTTGCATTATTTTCTGGCGGATTATCCGAT CCAAAACTGGTGGCTGTTTCAAATGTTATAAGTTTTGCTAACCCAAAGGCACCACTTTATCCACGGCTTTCACAAGGGAAATCTTGGAATGAA ATGACAGTGACTTGGGCTAGTGGCTATAATGTTATCGAAGCTGTACCTTTCGTTGAGTGGGGTATGAAAGGAGAATCCCAAACTCGATCTCCTGCAGGAACATTGACATTTCATCAAAATGATATGTGCG CTCCACCAGCCCGAACAGTTGGTTGGCGCGATCCTGGTTTCATTCATACAAGTTTCCTAAAGGATTTGTGGCCAAGCTCTGT GTACACTTATAAGCTTGGACATAAGTTGGTAGATGGTTCTTTTGTCTGGAGCAAGAGCTACTCATTCAAATCTTCACCATATCCAGGGCAGGATTCATTACAGCGAGTTGTAATATTTGGAGACATGGGAAAG GCCGAACGAGATGGTTCAAACGAATACAGTAATTATCAGCCAGGATCACTTAACACCACGGATCAACTAATCAAGGACTTGAAAAACATTGACATAGTTTTTCATATAGGGGACATTACATATGCAAATGGGTATATCTCACAGTGGGACCAGTTCACATCACAGGTTGAGCGCATTGCATCAACTGTGCCATATATGATTGCAAG CGGCAATCATGAACGCGATGCACCCAACTCTGGGTCGTTCTACGACGGAAACGATTCTGGTGGTGAGTGTGGTGTTGTAGCTGAGACCATGTTTTATGTTCCTGCTGAGAACAGAGCTAAATTTTG GTATTCAACAGACTATGGCATGTTCCATTTCTGTATAGCTGACAGTGAACATGATTGGAGGGAAGGTTCTGAGCAGTACAAGTTCATCGAGAAGTGCCTAGCGTCGGCAGACCGGAGAAAGCAGCCCTGGTTAATATTTGTTGCTCATCGTGTTCTTGGTTATTCCTCAAGTTATTGGAAAGATGCCTCATTTGGAGAGCCCATGGGAAGGGAAAGCTTGCAAGGACTTTGGCAGAAGTACAAAGTCGACATTGCATTTTTTGGACATATCCATAACTATGAAAGAACTTGCCCGGTTTACCAG GGGCAGTGCATGCATGTGGGAAAATCACACTATTCAGGTATTGTAAATGGAACGATTCACGTAGTGGTTGGTGGGGGAGGGAGCCATTTATCAGGGTTTGGTCCTACCCAGACTTCATGGAGTCTATACAAAGATTCAGATTTTGGTTTCGTGAAGTTGACTGCATACAATCACTCATCTCTCCTCTTTGAATACAAGAAAAGCAGTGATGGAAATGTGTATGATTCTTTCACCATTTCCAGGGACTACCGAGATGTCTTGGCCTGTGTTCATGATGGCTGCGAACCAACCACTTTGGGTTCTTGA
- the LOC107886368 gene encoding probable inactive purple acid phosphatase 27 isoform X2 → MEQFPHICSAPIKYKYANDSDADYKKTGKSSLKFQLINQREDFSFALFSGGLSDPKLVAVSNVISFANPKAPLYPRLSQGKSWNEMTVTWASGYNVIEAVPFVEWGMKGESQTRSPAGTLTFHQNDMCAPPARTVGWRDPGFIHTSFLKDLWPSSVYTYKLGHKLVDGSFVWSKSYSFKSSPYPGQDSLQRVVIFGDMGKAERDGSNEYSNYQPGSLNTTDQLIKDLKNIDIVFHIGDITYANGYISQWDQFTSQVERIASTVPYMIASGNHERDAPNSGSFYDGNDSGGECGVVAETMFYVPAENRAKFWYSTDYGMFHFCIADSEHDWREGSEQYKFIEKCLASADRRKQPWLIFVAHRVLGYSSSYWKDASFGEPMGRESLQGLWQKYKVDIAFFGHIHNYERTCPVYQGQCMHVGKSHYSGIVNGTIHVVVGGGGSHLSGFGPTQTSWSLYKDSDFGFVKLTAYNHSSLLFEYKKSSDGNVYDSFTISRDYRDVLACVHDGCEPTTLGS, encoded by the exons ATGGAACAGTTTCCTCATATATGTTCAGCCCCAATAAAG TACAAATATGCCAATGATTCCGATGCTGATTACAAAAAGACTGGCAAATCTTCGTTAAAGTTCCAATTGATCAATCAACGGGAAGATTTTTCGTTTGCATTATTTTCTGGCGGATTATCCGAT CCAAAACTGGTGGCTGTTTCAAATGTTATAAGTTTTGCTAACCCAAAGGCACCACTTTATCCACGGCTTTCACAAGGGAAATCTTGGAATGAA ATGACAGTGACTTGGGCTAGTGGCTATAATGTTATCGAAGCTGTACCTTTCGTTGAGTGGGGTATGAAAGGAGAATCCCAAACTCGATCTCCTGCAGGAACATTGACATTTCATCAAAATGATATGTGCG CTCCACCAGCCCGAACAGTTGGTTGGCGCGATCCTGGTTTCATTCATACAAGTTTCCTAAAGGATTTGTGGCCAAGCTCTGT GTACACTTATAAGCTTGGACATAAGTTGGTAGATGGTTCTTTTGTCTGGAGCAAGAGCTACTCATTCAAATCTTCACCATATCCAGGGCAGGATTCATTACAGCGAGTTGTAATATTTGGAGACATGGGAAAG GCCGAACGAGATGGTTCAAACGAATACAGTAATTATCAGCCAGGATCACTTAACACCACGGATCAACTAATCAAGGACTTGAAAAACATTGACATAGTTTTTCATATAGGGGACATTACATATGCAAATGGGTATATCTCACAGTGGGACCAGTTCACATCACAGGTTGAGCGCATTGCATCAACTGTGCCATATATGATTGCAAG CGGCAATCATGAACGCGATGCACCCAACTCTGGGTCGTTCTACGACGGAAACGATTCTGGTGGTGAGTGTGGTGTTGTAGCTGAGACCATGTTTTATGTTCCTGCTGAGAACAGAGCTAAATTTTG GTATTCAACAGACTATGGCATGTTCCATTTCTGTATAGCTGACAGTGAACATGATTGGAGGGAAGGTTCTGAGCAGTACAAGTTCATCGAGAAGTGCCTAGCGTCGGCAGACCGGAGAAAGCAGCCCTGGTTAATATTTGTTGCTCATCGTGTTCTTGGTTATTCCTCAAGTTATTGGAAAGATGCCTCATTTGGAGAGCCCATGGGAAGGGAAAGCTTGCAAGGACTTTGGCAGAAGTACAAAGTCGACATTGCATTTTTTGGACATATCCATAACTATGAAAGAACTTGCCCGGTTTACCAG GGGCAGTGCATGCATGTGGGAAAATCACACTATTCAGGTATTGTAAATGGAACGATTCACGTAGTGGTTGGTGGGGGAGGGAGCCATTTATCAGGGTTTGGTCCTACCCAGACTTCATGGAGTCTATACAAAGATTCAGATTTTGGTTTCGTGAAGTTGACTGCATACAATCACTCATCTCTCCTCTTTGAATACAAGAAAAGCAGTGATGGAAATGTGTATGATTCTTTCACCATTTCCAGGGACTACCGAGATGTCTTGGCCTGTGTTCATGATGGCTGCGAACCAACCACTTTGGGTTCTTGA
- the LOC107886369 gene encoding serine/threonine-protein kinase rio1 — MSAGMSKLGEKPEAAPNDAADYEDEEEDLSWSSDSEIVEALDYLDSKVDDEFIDSSFTLASRRPNAHGGVHSRPNSSALQPLSNRNQKFSNHIRASPLEEWEGRINVGMSNSVTTAIRESVREMAIGKTKTTEKADRATVEQAIDPRTRMVLFKMLNRGVFHDINGCISTGKEANVYHATKSDGQELAIKVYKTSVLVFKDRDRYVQGDYRFRYGYCKHNPRKMVKTWAEKEMRNLMRLKAAGIRCPTPLLLRLHVLVMEFIGKAGWAAPRLKVAALSLDKLRECYVEMIVAMRTLYQKCKLVHGDLSEYNILFYEGHLYIIDVSQAVDLDHPHALDFLREDCIHVSDFFKKHGVAVMTIRELFDFIVDPTITDGSVDSYLEKVQQKILARGDMSVEDEIADSVFVQTYIPKTLDHVKNVEEDVIRITSGKDTGDLYYKTITGLKEALPKDQSSPMEKQQGDTNTRPVEGSMGNLSGHSNSQESESESESPSGSETDGDEENLSGSEGKGPLSDSSAQVDKKAARKENKKKVKEEKREARKTKVPKAVKKRKKKLAKAHKTR, encoded by the exons ATGTCGGCGGGGATGTCTAAATTGGGAGAGAAACCAGAAGCAGCACCGAACGATGCAGCGGATTATGAAGATGAGGAAGAAGACTTGTCGTGGTCATCCGATTCTGAAATCGTCGAGGCATTGGATTATTTGGATTCCAAGGTCGATGACGAGTTCATTGATAGTTCTTTCACGCTTGCGTCGAGGCGGCCTAACGCTCACGGCGGTGTTCACTCTAGGCCTAATTCGTCCGCTCTTCAACCTCTCTCCAACCGTAACCAGAAGTTCTCTAATCATATTCGAGCTTCCCCTTTAGAG GAGTGGGAAGGGAGGATAAATGTTGGAATGTCGAACTCGGTTACAACTGCAATTCGTGAAAGTGTTCGTGAAATGGCCATTGGTAAAACTAAAACTACTGAGAAAGCTGATCGTGCAACTGTTGAGCAG GCTATTGATCCAAGAACTCGTATGGTTCTGTTTAAAATGCTTAACCGCGGTGTGTTTCATGATATCAACGGCTGCATTTCAACTGGAAAAGAA GCAAATGTATATCATGCAACAAAATCTGATGGTCAGGAACTAGCAATCAAAGTATATAAAACTTCTGTTTTGGTTTTCAA GGATCGAGATCGATATGTACAAGGTGATTACCGGTTCAGATATGGTTATTGTAAGCACAATCCTAGAAAAATGGTGAAGACATGGGCTGAGAAAGAAATGAGGAATCTTATGAG GCTTAAGGCTGCAGGAATTAGATGCCCAACTCCATTACTTTTGAGACTTCATGTGCTTGTCATGGAATTCATAG GAAAAGCTGGTTGGGCTGCGCCTCGTCTTAAAGTTGCGGCATTATCTTTAGACAAGTTGCGTGAATGTTATGTGGAG ATGATAGTAGCAATGCGGACATTATACCAGAAATGCAAACTAGTACATGGAGATCTCAGTGAATATAACATACTATTTTATGAG GGTCACTTATACATAATTGACGTTTCTCAAGCGGTTGATCTTGACCACCCACATGCCCTGGATTTTTTACGTGAAGATTGTATTCACGTTTCT GATTTCTTTAAAAAACATGGTGTAGCTGTCATGACAATCCGAGAGTTATTCGACTTCATAGTGGATCCAACTATCACGGATGGCTCTGTGGATAGTTATTTGGAAAAG GTGCAGCAGAAGATTTTAGCAAGAGGAGACATGTCCGTGGAGGATGAAATTGCAGATTCTGTGTTCGTTCAG ACATATATTCCCAAGACATTGGATCATGTCAAGAATGTCGAGGAGGATGTAATACGGATAACCAGTGGCAAGGACACCGGAGACTTATATTATAAGACAATTACAGGACTAAAGGAGGCTCTCCCTAAAGATCAATCTTCACCAATGGAGAAGCAGCAAGGGGATACTAACACAAGACCTGTAGAAGGGTCTATGGGAAATCTATCTGGCCATTCTAATTCTCAGGAGAGCGAGTCTGAATCTGAGTCCCCATCTGGTTCTGAAACAGATGGGGATGAAGAGAACTTGAGTGGCTCAGAAGGTAAGGGTCCGTTATCTGACAGTTCGGCACAAGTTGACAAGAAAGCTGCTagaaaagagaataaaaagaaagtCAAAGAGGAGAAGAGGGAGGCTCGAAAGACGAAAGTGCCAAAAGccgtaaagaaaagaaagaagaaattggCCAAAGCCCACAAGACCAGGTAG